In Panulirus ornatus isolate Po-2019 chromosome 13, ASM3632096v1, whole genome shotgun sequence, the genomic window TACCATTACAGCATTCATACAGATCTGTATTCAGTATGGCTGAGTGCTCGAAATTTTCTGCTTATGTGAAATGGAGTGCAAAAACGTGGTAAATTCAGTCAGCCAAAACCAAGTTGTCCAGATTATAATTGTGCGTCTCCAAGtgttgtgtgcgtatatatatatatatatatatatatatatatatatatatatatatatatatatatatatatatatatatatatatatatatatatatgtcttgtcgTCGACTGGGCAGAAGGAGGCGTGGGCGGAGGTGGAGGTTGCAGGTCCTCCTGACGGTAAAGAGGAACACGGCAACAATAGAACGGGGTCACTAGGCCGCTCGGCTCTCCTGTGCATTGTCTTCCGCCCGGCGCCTACTGCAGTTTTACCTTTCAGAAAACAAAGATCCATTAAATCCTATCTCTAGCTCTATATATAaccgaaggtctctctctctctctctctctctctctctctctctctctctctctctctctctctctctctctctctctctctgacctctaAGACGCTGGGTTATCTCGGGCATCTCTTCTCGCCCCGATAACTGTTTTCTGGGtcttattgtttgtttgttttctttttccgatGCAACAAAAGTCTTGCCTTTGGTCGAgtctatgtatatcttttttatatgtcGATCTTTTACGTCGTAACTGAAAGCCTTTACGCCTGTTTCTAGGACTGCAAGTTTAAGTAATGGAAACTGCAAGCAAATATTATTTGATGAAATATGACTATTAGAAAATTTAGACTTGGCTTTATGGTAAAATACATCTGCTGCTAGATCATGAAGTCGTCATCTTATTCAGCAACTGACTTGACTTAATTTATATTATGGAATTGATAAATGAGAGATTTGCGTAAACTAATTTAAGGTTCGTGTAccgatgtgagcggatgtggcctttcttcgtgtttcctggcgctaccccactcacgcaggggatggcgatgctgtttgctGCGGGGCATGATGGCGCAGAGAATGGATGAAGTGAGCAAGTTTGATTATgcacatgtggatatatgtatacatatgtatgtgtacgtgtgtatgtgcgtatatatatacatatatatcttaatcaggaactcaccagaaagttctgcaggatgcatctatcgAGTGCCATATAGactttgtgataagttttatgtttggcttacttgtaaggatctttctgttagacttaagcaacataaatattgtataagaccaggacaagaatcaaatgccttgtttcatcatgttagaaattatggtcattgtattgactggagtaatgccatctcagttataaaactttaactcctgtaccacgagaaatatcattgaatcttctattattagatgcacaaagaattgtaaccttaatattagtgaaggtctgtacaaattggatagctatattattgataagatttgtaagcagttccccttcttgtccatatgttacattcggatagtcacttgtttactaaatggcgtcctagctacgtatcttcgttgtatatctgtAATCCCCAGTAATCAGCATAGAAGAGCCATGGAAggtaccatggaaagttccactGTTAGTGTCAGCATATTTCAAACCCCTACTCCGCCGCTGGCAGGAAGCTGGCGCCGGGCAGTGGGACAGTAGTCATCGGCCGGCTTAGTTTGGAGACACACACAGGTCTCCCCGCTAACTTGTGTTCTCACTCTCTTTGCTGTCAAGCTTCgaaatagatatatttttgtACCGTAGGTTTGATTGCAAGCCTGAGGAGACTCACGGaacttatatatcaactgactgttatatttctttcttgtatcttccctgatgatgtgattattacatgaaaatgcacttgggaactgtttGATGGCCGTTGTCTGACCAAAGCCGCTTAGGATTTGTCTGTAGGGAATATAGATTTGCATTTTTATATCTAACTCTTCATCTGTCCAAGGTGGAACATTAGAAGGAAAAAACTCAAAAGCTCTCACCTGTGTTTACTCACTTTGTCCGTGTGTTAAAGTGGACATTTCTGGTTATTCTGATTTAAAACTAACTGGAAAATTCTAAAGAAAGTATGCTGACGATGACAGTGACAGACGTTATGGTTTCTTTGAACCAACATAATTTTCTCCAGCAAGTTCCAGTCTCATAacctttttcctcttttatttatTCTTTGTCTCGATGATGGTAATTTCATGAAATTTCTTAGGTTACTTCTTAACAATTCCTCATTTttatggaaatgaattgtttgaatatAGGTACACGTTTTAAAGGGAATGAATGAtaaatctaaaaaagaaaaaatttaagagTCGAAGTTACATTGTACCAGGGTTTCGTAAACCAGCGACTGATAGCCTGATTACTATGTCGAGACAATACAAAACCTTTCTAAAACAAACAACGGAATTTCAGACGATATTAATCCATCTGTAGAATTGTACCATAAAGTCCATAGCATTACAAGattatttcttgtttcttttagACTGGTAACCTGACAGCCAGAGATGAAAAGTAACATCTGGATGCAAAACTCTTTTCTGATTGCAACTCATTTGATTACTAGCATCATATTCTGTTGTGATGTGAGAGGAAAAATCGTTATGAATTCATGATGTTTTACTGATGCCATCTTACATTCGCATCGTTCTCAGAGAGAGCGATTACACAGCATTTGCCTTGATCCAGTCGACGAAGTAAGCCACCTCGCAGTACACGCCTGGGTAGTTTGGACGGGCACAGCCGTAGCCCCAAGACACGATGCCAGCCAGGTAGTCGGACCCAGTGTCGCTGCAGGCCAGAGGTCCGCCAGAGTCACCCTGGCAGGAGTCCTTGCCGCCCTCTGGCACACCAGCGCAGATCATGGAGTCATCAATTTCGTTCTGGCCGTAAGCATTGCGGCACTCTGCGTCAGACACGATGGGCACAGTCACCTTCTGTAGGACATCTGGGCTGCTGCCTCCCTCAACAGTGGTGCCCCAACCTGAGACAACACAGTTACCGCTGGCAGAATGACCCTGCGCTGGAATAGCAATGGCACTGACGAATTCGTTGAAGGTGAGGGGTTGAGAAAATTTAAGGAGGGAGACGTCGTTGCTGATAGTGAAGGCGTTGTAGTCCTCATGCTGGATGATCTTAGAGAGAATAACTGTCTGTTCGTTCCCTTCATTCACATCCATGTCATGCTCACCAGCTACAACCTGGAAGGATTTGGAATAGATATATCAGTATTTCTTAATGTATATATAGTTCAGCATTATGCCCTTTAGTATAGGCATTACACTATGAACATGTTTATAAGAAGTGAATATTTTAGTCATCTATAGTGAAGCACAGAACAACTTTGTTTATTCGCTTCACTTTGAAATTAACTACTTAATATTTGTGTCAATGTTCTGACTTACTTGGAGATAATCTGGTTTGTCCATATCCTCTCCCTGGACACAGTGACCAGCACAGATAGCCCAGTGTTCATTGTAGATGGAAGCCCCGCAGAAGTGGAAGGCAAAGCCCCAGGAGATGTCCTGGAAGCTCAGCTGGTAAGGAAGTTCACCGGGGGTGACGTCAGTACCACCTACGATCTTGTTCAGACCTCGGCGGAACGTGGGCTTGCCCGAGGGGGCGGCTGTGGACAGATATGTGATAAGA contains:
- the LOC139752781 gene encoding trypsin-1-like, coding for MAKASADLHQRPAMKTLVFCLLLAGAFAAPSGKPTFRRGLNKIVGGTDVTPGELPYQLSFQDISWGFAFHFCGASIYNEHWAICAGHCVQGEDMDKPDYLQVVAGEHDMDVNEGNEQTVILSKIIQHEDYNAFTISNDVSLLKFSQPLTFNEFVSAIAIPAQGHSASGNCVVSGWGTTVEGGSSPDVLQKVTVPIVSDAECRNAYGQNEIDDSMICAGVPEGGKDSCQGDSGGPLACSDTGSDYLAGIVSWGYGCARPNYPGVYCEVAYFVDWIKANAV